The following coding sequences are from one Comamonas koreensis window:
- a CDS encoding homoserine dehydrogenase, which yields MKPIQVGLLGIGTVGSGVFNVLQRNHDEIRRRAGRDIAVTMVADLDEARARSVVGDQAVVVKDAREVIANPDIDVVIELIGGYGIAKALVLEAIAAGKHVVTANKALLAVHGSEIFKAAADKGVMVAYEAAVAGGIPIIKALREGLTANQIQWIAGIINGTTNFILSEMRDKGLDFDVVLKEAQRLGYAEADPTFDIEGVDAAHKVTLMSAIAFGVPVQFDKAYVEGITKLSSVDIRYAEQLGYRIKLLGITKRTDKGIELRVHPSLVPTKRLIANVEGAMNAVVVHGDAVGTTLYYGKGAGSEPTASAVIADLVDIARLEGADVAHRVPPLAFQSSTLREAGQELPVLPMADITTSYYLRMRVADEAGVLAKVTGLLAGAGISIDAVLQREADEVGGEGSTQTDLIILTHDTREGDMDKALAEIQGLPTVLAPITRIRKEELN from the coding sequence ATGAAACCGATCCAAGTAGGCTTGTTGGGCATCGGCACCGTCGGTAGTGGTGTCTTCAACGTGTTGCAACGTAACCATGACGAGATTCGCCGCCGCGCTGGCCGTGATATTGCCGTGACCATGGTGGCCGATCTGGACGAAGCCCGTGCCCGTTCGGTGGTGGGTGACCAGGCCGTCGTTGTCAAGGACGCGCGCGAGGTGATCGCCAATCCCGACATCGATGTGGTCATCGAGTTGATCGGTGGTTACGGCATTGCCAAGGCCCTGGTGCTGGAGGCCATTGCCGCGGGCAAGCATGTGGTGACGGCCAACAAGGCCTTGCTGGCCGTGCATGGCTCGGAGATTTTCAAGGCAGCGGCCGACAAGGGCGTGATGGTGGCCTACGAAGCGGCCGTGGCCGGTGGCATCCCGATCATCAAGGCGCTGCGCGAAGGCCTGACCGCCAACCAGATCCAGTGGATTGCCGGCATCATCAACGGCACCACCAACTTCATCCTCTCCGAGATGCGCGACAAGGGCCTGGACTTTGACGTGGTGCTCAAAGAGGCGCAGCGCCTGGGCTACGCCGAAGCCGACCCGACCTTTGACATCGAAGGCGTGGACGCCGCCCACAAGGTCACCTTGATGAGCGCCATCGCCTTTGGCGTGCCGGTGCAGTTCGACAAGGCCTATGTCGAGGGCATCACCAAGCTGTCGTCGGTCGATATCCGCTATGCCGAGCAGCTGGGCTACCGCATCAAGCTCCTGGGCATCACCAAGCGCACCGACAAGGGCATCGAGCTGCGGGTGCACCCCTCGTTGGTGCCCACCAAGCGCCTGATCGCCAATGTGGAAGGCGCGATGAATGCCGTGGTGGTGCATGGCGATGCCGTGGGCACGACCCTGTACTACGGCAAGGGTGCAGGCTCCGAGCCCACCGCCTCGGCCGTGATCGCCGACCTGGTCGACATTGCCCGCCTCGAAGGCGCCGATGTGGCCCACCGCGTGCCGCCACTGGCCTTCCAGAGCAGCACCTTGCGCGAAGCGGGGCAGGAGCTGCCCGTGCTGCCGATGGCCGATATCACCACCAGCTACTACCTGCGCATGCGCGTGGCCGATGAGGCTGGCGTGCTGGCCAAGGTCACCGGTCTGCTGGCGGGCGCCGGCATCAGCATCGATGCGGTGCTGCAGCGCGAAGCCGACGAAGTCGGTGGCGAAGGCTCGACCCAGACCGACCTGATCATCCTCACGCACGACACGCGCGAAGGCGATATGGACAAGGCGCTCGCCGAAATCCAGGGCCTGCCCACCGTGCTGGCGCCGATCACCCGTATCCGCAAGGAAGAGCTGAACTAA